ATATGAGGCGGGTTTGGATTTTTTGAATAACCTGTCACGGACTTAATCCGATAAAGCGATAATCGTGTAAGTAATGGGATACTATATGTGAATGAAAAGTTAATTGAGTGCATATGGAAAAGGGACTGCAGCTTTTTGGCCGCAGTCCCTTTGATTATTCTAGTTTGCTTATTTGGTTGCTTAGGCGCACTCTTCTTCGACAACCGCAATGCTCTCGCGGTCTAGCGCATAGGTAAGGAAAAACGTACCTAAACAGGCTAGCCATTCGAGATAAATCACATGCGGCAGGATGCGTACGGCCGGTACGGTCTGCCAGAGGACCAGAACGACGACGCCGGTGAGGATGGTGTTGAAAGCCGAATTTTTGCGGCAAAATCTGGGGGCGAACAGGGTGAACAGTACAATAACGCTGAAAGCCGCCATGAGGCTGAGGCCGATCATAAGCGTGCTGATAATGCCGCTGATGGTCATGGCCAAGGTCAGTGTTAAAAGGCCTAAAAGGACAACCGCGCCTTTTGTGATGCGCAGGAAATTTTGCTCGCTTACATTAGGATTGACGAATTTTTTATAGATATCCTGAGAAAACAAGGTGGCGGAGCTGAGCAGCAGGTTGCAGGCGGTAGAAACGTCGGCGGCCCAAAGGGCGGCCAGGGTAATACCTGCCAACACTGGGTCCAGGGACATAATGGCTTTCGGCAGCGCCAACGCAGGGCTGACATCAGGGAACATGGATTTCGCCATTACGCCCATGAGAGCGCTGACAAAGCCGATGGGGAGCATCATCAAGCCGCCGATAATGAAGCCGCGCTGAGCCGTGCGGACGTCTTTGGCGCCCAAGGAAATCTGGATGATGCTTTGCAGTGAAAGATTAACGGTGACAAGAACCACAATCCAGGTGATAATGCCCATAACGCCGACGCCGTCAAAAAAATCCATGTAGGGAACGTTTTGCGGCAACTGCAGTTGGAGCTTGTTCAAACCGCCGACCTGGCTGACGCCGACGATGGTAGCCAGGATAATACCGATGTATTTTAAACTGACGTTGAGG
This sequence is a window from Anaeromusa acidaminophila DSM 3853. Protein-coding genes within it:
- a CDS encoding sodium:solute symporter family protein, which produces MNIAFLIVCLYIVLLFAISYYAKRRSAGSATNYVLAGRKLTTPLITVSIVGLAVGGASTIGVAEQAYKVGLSAGWYTTAWGIGAIVMGLLVAKKYRELNITTIPELLGRYYDKKGMIAGIACQIIVQLVVMSLQYIAGGSILCALMPEVFTLTTGMLTSAAVFIGITSLGGMWSASLSNLLNVSLKYIGIILATIVGVSQVGGLNKLQLQLPQNVPYMDFFDGVGVMGIITWIVVLVTVNLSLQSIIQISLGAKDVRTAQRGFIIGGLMMLPIGFVSALMGVMAKSMFPDVSPALALPKAIMSLDPVLAGITLAALWAADVSTACNLLLSSATLFSQDIYKKFVNPNVSEQNFLRITKGAVVLLGLLTLTLAMTISGIISTLMIGLSLMAAFSVIVLFTLFAPRFCRKNSAFNTILTGVVVLVLWQTVPAVRILPHVIYLEWLACLGTFFLTYALDRESIAVVEEECA